The Clostridia bacterium DNA segment TGTCGCAATTTTTGCTTCTTCCTTTAATTTGTCAATTTTATTCATTAGTTCTTCTTTTTCTAAAATGAGCAAATTATAATGAGGCATATTATTAAAAGCGTTTTTTTCCTGTTCGGAAAGAGAATTTATTAAAATGGTAGTATCAAAAAGTTCTTTTTTAATATTTTCCTTTTCTTTTTGCAAAGACTCTAAAGTGTAAGACGGTTCTTCAAAATAATGATTTAAGATACTTTCATTATAATCTTTTAAAGACAGGGTTAAAAATTCTATCCTTTGTTTTATAAGATTATTATCCCCCTCATTTTTTAAGAAGTCTTCCTTTTGTCTAATGTATTCATCAACGCTTGTAATGTTATATTTATTAAGAAGATAAGTGTATTCTTCTTTTTTGTTTTTTATAATCTCATTTGTTTTATTCTTTCTGTAAAAGTCAATTAAAAGATAAGCGCCTATTAAACTTAAAAAACCAAGGTATAAGTTTATAAAGGATAAAACAAAAGATAAAACTATAATACCTATCCCTGAAATTAATGAAAATAAAGTGTTTTTTCTATTGAAATTAAAGTTTTCAAATGCCTTTAATTTTTCTAAATCAGATGGTGGTATTTCATTAAAAGAAATCTTGCTTTTTTGCGCCTTTTCCTTTAAACTTTCAATTTCTTTTCTTATATTTACCTGTTCGTTTGCATTTTTATATTCTTTATATTTTAATATGTATTCTTCCTTTTTTTCTATGTTTTTTAGTTGCTCTTTAAATGCTTGTTCGTTTTTTATAAGTTGCTCTTTTTTTTCTTTGGTACTTTTTAATGATTCCTTAATTTCGGTAAGATTATATAATGCTTCTTCTACTTCTTTAAGTCTTACTGAAAGGGGATAAATTTTGCCCGACTGTGTCTTTCTCTCAAACAAAAGAATTTCATCTTTAATTTCTTTTAAAACATCGCTTAAATCTATATCTATAATGTTATTTTCATTCTTTGATAATGTGTCATGCACATATTCTTTGTTATGCATTATGTTTGCAATTTGTTCAGTATCTTTTATGTAGCATACCGAGTCAAACATTTCTTCCGAAATATTAAAAAAATCTTCGCCTATATTTATAGACTCTAAGTTATAAGCTTCGCCTGTATCTGAATTTATGGTTTTAATTAAAGTTTTTGCGTTGGTTTTTCCTAAAGTAACAAGGCTTTTTAAGTTAACCTTAGAATCCAAAGTATAATCTGCATCAAAAGAGCCTTTGGTTTCATTAAGTGGAATAAAGTTCTTTTTATATTTTCCTTTTCCATTTAAATCAGCATAAAACAAGGTTTTTAAAGCAGTGGAAATTGTAGTTTTACCTGATTCATTTTTTCCCATAAAAATATTTAAATTAGGGGAAAATAAAAATTCCTTATTTTCAAACTTACCGTATTTTTTTAAAAACAGTTTATTTATAATCATAATTTCTTAACCCCGTATTCTATAACCTTCATAATATAGGAAGGGTCTTCATCCTTTAATTCTTTAAGGGCATTTCTTATAAATTCGCCCCTTATGGAATCTTCGTCTTTTAAAAGGTCTAAATTATATTTTGTAGTTAAATTAAAGTCTGATTTTATATATAAAAGGTTTTTGGAAAGTTCGCCTAAAATGTAGTCTTTATCTAAATTAAAACCGTCTTTTATATAACCTGTTATATTTATATTAAAAAGTGTTTTTGAAATATTAAAATCTGAAATTTTAGATTTAACCAAAGATATAATATCATCGTTGGTTTCAATATTATCTAAATTAACTGTAAGTTCTTTAAAAATATGCTCATAAACAGGCACTTTTTCATACTTTAAAAAGCCTTTTTCAAGTTCGCATAAGAAAACACTCATATCGCCTGTTTCTTTAAAAGTTGTGCCCTGAGGAGTTCCTGAATATCCGAAGTAAGTCTTATCGGCTTTATTTATATCAGGGTTAAGATGAATATGCCCTAAAGCAACATAATCAGCCTTTGTGTTTATTATATCCTCGCTTGTTACAGGGTTATAGTAACTGTCCTTTACTAAGTCTGCATGTAATAATATAATGTTTAACTTATCTTCATCACTTACTCTAAAATCTTTAAGAGTGTTGTCAATTTTATGATAAGAAGAAAAGGAATAACCGTAAATATCAGCATCTTTATATGTAACTTTTTCTATATCAGAAGAGAAAATATAAACATTTTCCCCAAAGTCTTCGTTTTCATAAATACTGTCTTTTGTTTTAGGGTCGTGGTTTCCGCATACTATAAAAATTTTAAAATCAGCCCTGTTAAACTCACTCTTTACAAAAGAAATCAGGGAAGCGGAAACAAAGTTTGAATCAAATAAATCTCCTGCAATAAAAAGAGCATCAATTTTTTTATTTAAGCCAAGGTCAATAATATTAGAAAGAACTTTTTTGTGATTTTCATTTAAACTAAGCGCAGTGTCATCAGAAAATGAAGAACTGTATTTATATCCTAAATGTAAATCTGCAGTATGAATAAATCTCATTTAAAAAATCCTTTCTTGTTTTTTTAATAATTTTGGTATATAATAGATATGTTATTTTAATATGCGCCATTAGCTCAGTCCGGAAGAGCAATCGGCTTCGAACCGATGCGTCGGGGGTTCAAATCCCTCATGGCGTACCAAAAATCGACATTCTTCGACAGGGGAATGTCGATTTTACTTATTACCTATTCACTATTCACTTTTCCCTAAAAATACTTAGAGTTATTCTTCCCCCAAAACTTCATTTAAAAGTTCAAAAATTCTGTCTTTCTTTCCTGCAATATATAAATATCCGATAAGTGCTTCAAAGCCTGTTGCGCGTCTGTAATCTACAATATCTGCATTTTTTGCACTTGTGTATGAGTGAGCATTTCTTCCTCTTTTAAAAACTAAAGTTTCTTCTTCGCTAAGAAGAGGTAAAATCATTTCCATAATATCCGACTGAGCCTTTGCCTTAACAAAGCCTGTAGCCTCTTTGTGAAGTTTGTTAACCTGCATATTATTTTTTGCAACAATCATAGAACGGATATATAATTCATATACTGCATCACCTAAGTATGCAAGTACCAATGGCGAATACTCATTTAAATTTTTAAATTCAAAATTATCTATCACTATGCTCTTCTCCACTTAACTCCCTGACGGGTGTCTTCTAAAATAATTCCCATATTTAAAAGTTCATCTCTTATTTCATCTGCTCTTTTAAAGTCTTTTTGTTTTCGTGCTTCCTGCCTTTTTTCAATAAGCGCTTCAACCTCTTTTGATAAATCGTCTTCCTCTAAGTTATAGTTAATTCCAAGCACATCAATAAGTTCTTCTATTAAAGCGATAGTTTTTAAAAGCAGTTCTTTTGAGTAAGAAGAGTCATTGTTAATCTTTGTATTAACATCACGAACAAGTGTAAAAATATGTGCAATAGCGTCTGCTGTGTTTAAATCGTCATCCATTGCTTCTTTGAATTTATCTTTATATGTTAAAAATGAATTGTAAATTTCTTCTTCATCCTTTGTAAAAGATAAGTCAGACGAATTTTCTAAAATAAACTTAAGATTTTTAATAGTGTTTAAAATTCTTTCCAACCCTGTTTTAGCCTGAGTTACCAAATCTTTTGAAAAATTTATAGGGCTTCTGTAATGAGCAGATAACATAAAGAATCTTATAACAGGGTAGTCAAACTCTTTTACAATATCTCTTACTGTAAAGAAGTTGCCCTTAGATTTAGACATTTTTTCATTATCAATATTTATAAAACCGTTGTGAAGCCAGTAGTTTGCAAAAGGCTTTCCTGACAATGCTTCACTTTGTGCAATTTCGTTTTCGTGATGAGGGAAGATAAGGTCTTTTCCTCCGCTGTGAATATCAATAGTATCGCCAAGGTATTTGTTAACCATAGCAGAACATTCGATATGCCAGCCTGGTCTTCCTTGGCCCCAAGGGCTTTCCCAGTATGGCTCTCCCTCTTTTTTATTCTTCCATAAAACAAAGTCCATAGGGTCTTCTTTATCAGTATTAACCTCTATTCTTGCACCAACTTCAAGGTCTTCTAAAGGCTGGTGTGAAAGTTTTCCGTATGCCTTAAATTTCTTTGTTCTAAAATATACATTTCCATCAACGTTATAAGCATAGCCTTTTTCTTCAAGTTTTTTAACCGTGTCAATAATAGCATCTATATTTTCAGTTGCCTTAGGATGAATGGTAGCCTCTTTAATTCCAAGACCTTTGGCATCTATAAAATATTCTTTTATAAATTTATCTGCAAGTTCTTTAACAGTTATCCCTTCAGCATTGGCATTTTTAATCATTTTATCGTCAATATCGGTAAAATTCTGCACAAAAGTAACTTTATATCCCACATATTCCAAATATCTTCTTAATGTATCAAATATTATAAACGGTCTTGCGTTTCCTATATGAAAATAATTATAAACGGTAGGACCGCAGGAATACATTTTAACCTCGTTGGGATTTATAGGCTTAAATTCTTCCTTTTTATTTGTAAGTGAATTATATACTTTCATTATTACTATCCTTTCTTAAACTCTCTATTTCTTTTTCTAAATCTCTAACTCTGTGTAAGATTTTACATAATTCCTGACTTATAGGGTCGGGAATGTGTGTCTGGTCAAGTTCGTCTTTAACCCTTATATTGTCTACCTTGACAACTCTGGCAGGCACGCCGACACAAGTGCAGTTTGCAGGAACGTAAGAGAGCACTACTGCATTAGCAGCAATTTTAGAATTATCTCCCACTGTAAAAGGCCCTAACACTTTAGCACCCGAGCCAATCATAACATTGTTGCCGATGGTTGGATGACGCTTTCCGACATCTTTACCGGTACCGCCTAAAGTAACCCCCTGATAAATGGTGCAGTTTTCGCCTAACTCTGCAGTTTCGCCGATAACAACCCCCATACCATGGTCGATAAAGCAACCCTTTTTGATTTTTGCTCCGGGATGTATTTCAATACCTGTAGCCGCCCTTGTAATCTGAGATATCAGACGGGCAAGAAATCTTAATTTTATATTATATAATCTGTGGGCAACTCTATGCCAGAAAAGTGCAGCAACCGACGGATAAAGAAGGAATATTTCAAAACTGCTTCTTGCCGCAGGGTCCCTTTCCTTAACTGCTTTTATATCAGCCCTTAAGTAATCAAACATAAATTGTACCTCTTATATATTATTTATCAATTTATTATACTATATATACTAAATAAAAGCAAACATTTTTAAATACAAATCGTTGATTTTTTAGGGGATTTAAAGTATAATGAATTAAAGTGAAAGTTGAAATTACAAACTTGAAAAAAGGGGAGGTAAGGTAATGTTAGCAAGAATTCATACTTGCGCACTCTATGGGATAGACAGTTTTATTATAGATGTTGAATCGGATATCTCCAACGGAATGGCAACCTTTGAAATAGTTGGTTTAGGAGATACTGCAGTAAAAGAATCAAAGGAAAGAATAAAAGCATCTTTAAAAAGTGTTGGCAGTCATCTTTACAGAGATAAAATAGTTGTAAATCTTGCTCCTGCATCTATTAAAAAAGAGGGTTCTCATTTAGATTTGCCTATTGCTTTATCCATACTCTCAAAAGAATATAACTTTTCAAAAGAGATAATAGATTCATCGGTTTTTATAGGGGAACTTGCTCTTAACGGAGAGTTAAGAAGTGTTGACGGGATACTTCCTATGGTAATTTCTGCTTATGAAAAAGGGTTTAAAAATGTCTTTTTATCATATGACAACATAAAGGAAGCGGCAATAGTTAAAGATATTAATATTTATCCTGTAAAGCATATTGAAGAATGTATATTGCACCTTACTAAAAGCAGTGAAATTCCAAAATATACGAGCGAAGAAAGTGAAATTAAAAATGAGATAGAGAATTTAGATTTTTCCGATGTTAAGGGGCAGGATGATATAAAAAGAGCGCTCTTGGTTGCCGCGTCAGGTAATCATAATTTTCTGATGGTTGGAACACCCGGCTCAGGTAAAACAATGATAGCAGAAAGAATTCCTACAATACTGCCTCCTCTTTCATTTTCGGAAGCGCTGGAAGTATCAAAGATATACAGCGTGGCAGGGCTTATAGAAAAGGACAAGCCTCTTATTACCAAACGCCCTTTCAGGCAGGTTCATCATACAATTTCTACGGTGGGAATAACAGGCGGCGGAAGAATTCCAAAACCTGGCGAGATTACTCTTGCCCACAGGGGAGTTTTATTTCTTGATGAACTTTTGGAATTTAAAAAGGATGCATTAGAAACTTTAAGGCAACCTGTGGAAGAGGGAAAGGTTACAGTTACAAGAGTTTCAGGCTCGGTTACATATCCTTGCAATGTAATGCTTATAGCATCTCTTAACCCTTGTCCTTGCGGATATTATGGCTCGAATGTTAAGGAATGTACTTGCTCTGATGCCCAGATAAGAAACTATATGAAAAAAATAAGCGGACCTTTACTTGACAGAATTGATATCCAGATAGAAGTGCCTAATGTTTTATATAAAGATATATCGGACGAGAAATCTAAAATTTCAAGCAAGGTAATGGCAGAAATGGTGTTAACTGCTCGTGAAATTCAAAAAGAAAGATATAAAGATTTTGGTTTTTTAACAAATAAGGATATTCCTGCAGGGCTTATTGATAAGTTTTGTCCGCTTGGCGAAAAGGAAAAAGCACTTATGGAAATGGCATATAATAATCTTGGACTTTCTGCCCGTGCACATTCTAAAATTTTAAAAGTAGCAAGAACTATTGCAGACTTAGAAGGGGCAAAAGATATATCTGTCAGTCATTTGGCAGAAGCAATACAATACAGAAATCTTGACAAAAAATATTTTTAAAAAAGGGGGAATAAATATGCAACTGTTTGCACTGATTTTAAAGAAAACAGAACTTGTGGATATTCTTATGAAAGAACTTTTTGAAGCGGGAATAAAAGGCGGAACACTAATTAACGGAGAGGGAATGGCAAAAGCACTTAATAATTTTGATGATATTCCAGTGTTCGGCATTTTAAGACGCGCATGGGACGAGCCTGACAGAGAAATGGTTAAAACTCTTCTTCTTGTATTAAAAGACGAGCAGGTTCAGGTAGCAATAGATACCGTTAAAAAAGTAATAGGTGATTTAAACGAGCCAAACACAGGAATTATGTTCACTATGCCTGTCAATATTGTTGAAGGGTTTGGTGGAAATGCTTAGTCTTAATATGCTTACATATCTTGCAATCGCAATTTTTACAGGTCTTCTTGCTGGTAAACTTATGAAAGTTTTTAAACTTCCCAATGTTACAGGCTATATTATTTTCGGGCTTATAATAGGCCCATATGTTTTAGGAATACTTCCTAAAGATATTGTTCACTCTATGTCTATAATTTCAGATGTGGCACTTGGTTTTATAGCCTTTTCAATAGGTTCGGAATTTAAACTTTCCTATCTTAAAAAAATAGGCAAATCTCCACTTGTTATTGCCTTTTGCGAAGGCTTTGGCGCAACAATTTTAGTAGACCTTATATTATATTTAATAACAAAAGATATAAAATTCTCACTTGTGCTTGGTGCTATTGCATCGGCAACAGCACCTGCAGCAACTATTATGGTTGTAAAGCAGTATAAAGCAAAAGGCCCTGTTACTGACACATTACTTCCTGTTGTTGCAATAGATGACGCAGTTGCACTAATAGCGTTCGGAATTTCCGTTGCTATCGCTAAAATTATAGGAAGCACAGGGGATGTTAATCTATTGGAAACAATAATGAGCCCTGTTATAGAAATTGTGGGCGGACTTTTATTTGGTGGAATACTGGGGATAACATTTACTGCGCTTATCAAATGGTTTACAGGAAGAGGGAACCGTCTTGCAGTTGCTATCGGTATGGTTTGCCTTTGTGTAGGAGTATCCTCTCTTTGCTCCTTTTCTTCACTTTTAGCATGTATGGCAATGGGTGCAGTTTTAATTAACACATCTACAAAATATACAGAACTTTTCGCACTTACTGATAGATTTACTCCACCTTTATTTTTATTGTTCTTTGTAGTGTCAGGAGCAGAACTTAATATCGGTATTCTTCCGTCGGTAGGAATAATCGGTGCTGTATACATAATCGTAAGAGTTATAGGTAAAATGAGCGGAGCATCTTTTGGCGCAGTAATAAGCCAGGCACCAATAAATGTAAGAAAATATCTTGGCCCGACGTTAATACCTCAGGCAGGAGTTGCTATCGGTCTTTCAATGGCTGCGATGACAGTAGTTCCCGAATACGGTTCAAAAATAAGAGCAATTATACTTTGTGCAACAATAGTTTATGAACTTGTAGGCCCTGTTATAACAAAAATTACACTTAAAAAAGCAGGGGAAATATCCGAAGACTTATAATAGGGATGTTAAAAATGCCTGGAACGCAAAAAGTTAATTATATTAAGCATTTAAATATTCATAATATATAAAGGTAATGGTAAAAAGGTAAAGATTTTTAAGAAACTTAAAAATCTTTGTAATTTAAAACTTTTTGCTATGAACAAACATAACCATTAAAGTATTATACGAACACGCCTTAAAACCTTTAAAACTGGCTTTTTCTTCGTTGTCAATTTCGATATACCTCGTATTATCGAAATCTTTCGCCTTGAAAAATCTTATTTTTAAAGGTTTATAAGGTTCAAAGAATTTTAGAATTAACAAATTTTTAGATAGAATTAGGCAAAAGCCTTGGGAATATTTTTATATTCTCAAGGCTTTTAACGACATAATATCAGAAATTTGTAATTCCAAAACGAGTTTGTATAATACTTTAATGGTTACACACTCGACGTACCTTTGTACGCCTTCGGGTAACCCAAAGCAAAGCTTTGGCTAAGTTTGTCCATTCCAAACATTTTTTCCTATCCCTTAAAAAGCAGGGATGTTAAAAATACTTGGAAATTAAAAACTTAAAGATTAAAAAAAGGCGTTATCAGAAAGTTTGACTTTCTGATAACGCCTTATATTTTAACATAAAAACTTATTTACTTTTAATATATTCATCAATAGCCTTAGCAGCAGCCTTTCCTGCACCCATAGCAAGAATAACAGTTGCTGCGCCTGTAACAGCATCTCCACCGGCATATACGCCAGGAATACTTGTTGCGCCTGTTTTTTCGTCTGTGATAATTCCGCCCCAACTCTGAGTGTCTAACCCTTTGGTTGTGTTTTTAATAAGTGGGTTAGGGGACTGGCCGATAGCGATAACAACAGTGTCCATAGGAAGAACATATTCGGAGTTTTCTTTAACAACCGGTCTTCTTCTTCCTGACTGATCAGGTTCGCCAAGTTCCATTTCAACACATTTAAGGCCTGTTACCCATCCGTCTTCATTTCCAACAACTTCGATTGGATTTGTAAGCATTTTAAAGATTATGCCTTCTTCTTTTGCGTGATGCACTTCTTCAAGTCTTGCAGGCATTTCTTCTTCACTTCTTCTGTAAACTATATAAACATTATCTGCGCCAAGACGTTTTGCACATCTTGCAGCATCCATAGCAACATTACCACCACCCACAATGGCAACATTTTTGCCTATTGTAATAGGTGTATCTGCTTCAGGCCAACGGTAAGCATTCATAAGATTGATTCTTGTTAAGAATTCATTTGCAGAATATACTCCGTTTAAGTTTTCGCCAGGCATATTCATAAACTTAGGAAGACCTGCACCAGAACCGATAAATACAGCACTGAAGCCTTCTTCGTTCATAAGTTCGTCAATATTTATTGATTTACCGATAACAACGTTTAATTCAATTTTAACGCCTAATTCTTTTAATTTATCAATTTCTTTTTGCACAATTTCTTTCTTTGGAAGACGGAATTCAGGAATACCGTAAACCAAAACGCCTCCTGCCTTATGGAAGGCTTCAAAAACTGTAACATCATATCCTAATTTAGCAAGGTCTCCTGCACAGGTTAAAGATGCAGGACCAGCACCGACAATCGCTACTTTTTTACCGTTAGGCTCAGGTTTTTTAAGTTCATTTTTAGAATTTTCCATAGCCCAGTCCGCAGCAAATCTCTCAAGTCTTCCTATACCTACGCTTTCGCCTTTAATACCTCTTACGCAGTGTTTTTCACACTGATTTTCCTGAGGGCAAACTCTTCCGCAGATAGCAGGTAAAGCACTTGTTTCTGAAATTTTATCATACGCTCCCTGGAAATCTCCCTCTTTTATAAGCGATATAAAATCAGGAATCTGAACATTAACAGGGCAACCGTTAACACAAGGTTTGTTTTTACAGTTTAAGCATCTTTCCGCTTCTTCCATTGCCATTTCTTTAGTGTATCCTAAAGCAACTTCTTTAAAGTTTTTATTTCTTATATTCGGGTCTTGTTCAGGCATTTTAACCTTTTGTAAAGACATATTAGCCATTATTTTGCACCTCTCATTCTACAATCATCACAAGCCTTTTTCTCCTGAGTTTTAAACATAGCCTGTCTTCTTATAGCGCCATCAAAATCAACTAAATGGCCGTCAAAGTCAGGTCCGTCAACACAAGCAAACTTAGTTTCTCCGCCAACGGTAACACGGCATCCGCCGCACATTCCTGTACCGTCAATCATAACAGGGTTCATGCTGACAATAGTTTTAATTCCATATTCTTTTGTAAGATTACATACAAATTTCATCATCATTAAAGGACCGATAGCGATAACCAAATCGTACTCATTGCCATTTTCAATAAGTTCTTTTAACATATCGGTAACAAAGCCTTTTCTTCCGTTAGAGCCATCGTCAGTTGTGATATATAAGTTATCACATACTTTAGAAAGTTCATCTTCTAAGATAATTAAATCTTTATTTCTAAAACCTGCTATAAGGTCAACCTTTGCACCTTTATTAAACAATGCTTTTGCAGAAGGGTAAGCAATAGCAGTACCAAGACCACCGCCGATAACAGCAGCCTTTTTAACATTGTCTAAATGAGTAGCAACTCCAAGAGGGCCTACAAAGTCTAAAATATGCTCTCCCTCATTAAGTCTGCCAAGTTCAATAGTAGATTTTCCGATTTCCTGAAAAATTATTGTAACCGAGCCTTTTTCTCTGTCATAATCTGCAACTGTAAGAGGCACTCTTTCGCCCATTTCAGATACTCTTAATATGATGAACTGACCGGCTTCAACTTTTCTTGCAACATAAGGAGCATGAACTTCCATTAAAGTAATCTGCTCATTAAGTTTTTCTTTTCTTAAAATTTTGTACATATATATAACCTCCGTAATTATTTTTAGAGCACATTGTATTTTAACATATATTTATTTTTAAGTAAAGTATAAATATTTAGTAAAATAACTTCTAAATTTTTTTATTTAAAAGATTTTCGCCTATTTTATAAACATCTCCTGCACCGACTGTGAGAATAAGGTCATTCGGTTTTATGATATTTAAAAGATAATCTTCAATTTCTGTGAAAGTTGATAAGTATAGAGCGTTTGGAATTTTATCGGCAAGGTCTTTTGAAGAAATATTTAGTGTGTTAACCTCTCTTGCCGCATAAATATCTGCTATTATAACATTATCCGATGTTTTTAGGATATTAACAAAATCGTCAAATAATGCTTTCGTTCTCGTATAAGTATGAGGCTGAAAAATTATATATAAATTGTTATATTCCTTTTTCTTTGCAGATTTAATAGTTGTTTCAATTTCGGTAGGGTGATGAGCATAATCGTCGTAAATATATGCTCCCTTAAAAGTGCCTTTATATTCAAAACGCCTTTTTGCACCGTTAAAGTTTTCCAAGCCCTTTTTAATGCTTAAAAAATCAATGTTAAATAAAAGGGCAGTAAGGATAACCGAAAGAGCATTTAAAACATTGTGTTCTCCGTAAACTCCAAGTTGAATTTCGCCCATAAATTTATCTTTGTAATAAACACTAAATTTTGGTTTTCCGTCAATGTATTCTATATCTTTTGCATAGCAGTCAGCGTTACCTGATAAACCGAAAGTATATACTTTAACTTTAATGTCATCGGCAATTTCCATACATTCTTTATCTTCACAGTTTAAAA contains these protein-coding regions:
- the murC gene encoding UDP-N-acetylmuramate--L-alanine ligase, whose translation is MIRSVLEDKNSHIHFIGIGGVSMSSLAKLLLADGHKISGSDIGLSKNVKELIDMGAEVSIGHKSENVKNPQMIVYTAAVKKDNPELISGEEKNILTIERCDLLGEIMRGYNFPINICGTHGKTTTTSMMASVFLEGNKEPTISIGGDFDKIGGNLNIGKKDYFICEACEYVESFLKFYPYASVILNIEEDHLDYFKDINHIKSSFLKFANLTDKDGFVVLNCEDKECMEIADDIKVKVYTFGLSGNADCYAKDIEYIDGKPKFSVYYKDKFMGEIQLGVYGEHNVLNALSVILTALLFNIDFLSIKKGLENFNGAKRRFEYKGTFKGAYIYDDYAHHPTEIETTIKSAKKKEYNNLYIIFQPHTYTRTKALFDDFVNILKTSDNVIIADIYAAREVNTLNISSKDLADKIPNALYLSTFTEIEDYLLNIIKPNDLILTVGAGDVYKIGENLLNKKI